Proteins from a genomic interval of Sander vitreus isolate 19-12246 chromosome 6, sanVit1, whole genome shotgun sequence:
- the sec61b gene encoding protein transport protein Sec61 subunit beta: MPGPAASATNVGASSRSPSKTVAPRAAGSTVRQRKATSSGTRSGGRTTGSAGTGGMWRFYTEDSPGLKVGPVPVLVMSLLFIASVFMLHIWGKYTRS, translated from the exons atg CCTGGACCAGCAGCAAGTGCAACCAATGTTGGGGCATCTAGCCGTTCCCCCAGTAAGACGGTGGCTCCCCGTGCAGCAGGCTCCACTGTCAGACAGAG gaaAGCTACCAGCAGTGGTACACGCAGCGGTGGCAGGACCACCGGATCGGCAGGCACTGGCGGCATGTGGCGCTTCTACACAGAAGACTCGCCAGGCCTCAAAGT CGGCCCCGTGCCAGTGCTGGTGATGAGTTTGCTCTTCATTGCATCGGTCTTCATGCTGCACATCTGGGGGAAGTACACCCGCTCTTAA
- the alg2 gene encoding alpha-1,3/1,6-mannosyltransferase ALG2: MVRVVFLHPDLGIGGAERLVVDAAVALKSQGCGVQIWTAHYDPTHCFSETLDPELPVVCVGDWLPTSVFGYLHALCAYLRMIYVALYLVFLSEVEYDVIFCDQVSVCIPVLRLSRRRKKVLFYCHFPDQLLTQRKSALKKLYRTPIDWLEERTTGMADMILVNSQFTAGIFSETFRGLRGVQTDVLYPSLNTCTFDQQSSQAQGLGGLLPEGTSCLFLSLNRYERKKNLGLALEALAFLRCGLPLGKRAGIHLVVAGGYDDRVTENVQHYTELKELAAQLHLEDCVTFLRSPTDSLKVALLRGSTAVLYTPSREHFGIVPIEAMYCCCPVIAVNSGGPLESVADGETGFLCEPTAEAFSKAMERLVREPQLCRDMGQAGRKRVQDKFSLQAFSDQLYGYIVKLSQ; this comes from the exons ATGGTGCGGGTCGTGTTCCTCCATCCAGACCTTGGTATTGGTGGAGCAGAGCGACTGGTGGTCGATGCTGCTGTTGCTCTGAAGTCTCAGGGATGTGGCGTTCAGATATGGACGGCCCATTACGACCCAACACACTGCTTCTCTGAGACCCTGGACCCAGAACTGCCTGTG GTATGTGTTGGTGACTGGCTACCCACCAGTGTGTTTGGCTACCTGCATGCCCTGTGTGCCTACCTGAGGATGATCTACGTGGCACTCTATCTGGTCTTTCTCAGCGAAGTTGAGTACGATGTCATCTTCTGTGATCAA GTGTCAGTGTGTATCCCGGTGTTGCGACTGTCCCGTCGCAGGAAGAAGGTTTTGTTTTACTGTCACTTCCCAGACCAGCTGCTGACCCAGAGGAAGTCAGCCCTGAAGAAGCTTTACCGCACTCCTATCGACTGGCTGGAGGAACGCACCACTGGCATGGCTGATATG ATTCTAGTAAACAGCCAGTTCACCGCAGGCATCTTCAGCGAGACCTTTCGTGGTCTAAGAGGAGTCCAGACAGATGTCCTCTATCCCTCCCTCAACACGTGTACCTTTGACCAGCAGTCCAGTCAAGCACAAGGCCTGGGAGGGCTGCTCCCTGAGGGAACCtcctgcctgtttctctctctaaaCCGATACGAGAGAAAGAAGAACCTGGGGCTGGCTCTGGAGGCTCTTGCATTCCTGAGGTGTGGCCTTCCTCTAGGCAAGCGAGCAGGTATTCACCTGGTGGTGGCGGGGGGCTACGATGACCGAGTTACTGAGAATGTTCAACATTATACTGAACTGAAAGAGCTAGCAGCGCAGCTCCACTTGGAGGACTGTGTCACTTTCCTTCGCTCCCCCACTGATTCACTAAAGGTGGCGCTGCTGCGGGGCAGCACAGCCGTGCTGTACACCCCGAGCAGAGAGCATTTTGGGATCGTTCCCATAGAGGCCATGTACTGCTGCTGCCCTGTTATCGCGGTGAACTCTGGGGGCCCCCTGGAGAGCGTGGCAGACGGGGAGACGGGCTTCTTGTGCGAGCCCACGGCAGAAGCCTTCTCTAAGGCCATGGAGAGGCTCGTTAGGGAGCCGCAGCTCTGCAGGGACATGGGACAAGCTGGGAGGAAGAGGGTGCAAGATAAATTTTCTCTTCAGGCCTTCTCCGACCAACTGTACGGGTACATCGTCAAGTTGAGCCAGTGA